A single Vanacampus margaritifer isolate UIUO_Vmar chromosome 14, RoL_Vmar_1.0, whole genome shotgun sequence DNA region contains:
- the LOC144034188 gene encoding uncharacterized protein LOC144034188: MRATFQYRQTLVHDQQDSSTLLAVFPRFLDIPGLIDQDFTMMFGAEISGSLLAKWSTYFKPRVLANCKNLVSNEHVDELLAAQDRPDESSWDSDLSSILLLVHLLPPTSKGHKKSAKISSFQAISHVVRYLRIGASVQTFLERSEPGQPFLLCVGEQKNNIQQFCVIVDHKAIPCKAQTSLAAFDELFKAHFIFSINYH; the protein is encoded by the exons ATGAGGGCAACATTTCAATACCGCCAGACACTGGTTCATGACCAGCAAGACTCTTCAACACTTTTGGCTGTTTTTCCCCGATTCCTGGACATACCTGGCCTG ATTGACCAGGACTTCACCATGATGTTTGGAGCAGAGATTTCTGGCAGTTTGCTGGCAAAATGGTCCACATACTTCAAGCCTAGGGTCCTGGCAAATTGCAAGAACCTGGTTTCCAATGAGCATGTTGATGAACTCTTGGCTGCACAGGATAGACCGGATGAATCTA GTTGGGACAGTGATCTGTCAAGCATTCTGCTGTTGGTTCACCTCCTTCCCCCAACTTCAAAAGGTCACAAGAAGAGCGCTAAAATCAGTTCCTTCCAAGCGATCAGCCATGTAGTGAGATATCTGAGG ATTGGAGCCAGTGTGCAGACATTCCTTGAGAGATCTGAACCAGGACAGCCCTTCCTTCTGTGTGTTGGGGAGCAGAAGAACAACATCCAACAGTTCTGTGTCATTGTTGACCACAAGGCCATCCCCTGCAAGGCTCAGACGTCCCTGGCAGCGTTCGATGAGCTCTTCAAGGCTCACTTTATCTTCAGTATCAACTACCATTAA
- the tpm2 gene encoding tropomyosin beta chain isoform X5 codes for MATFMSIDAVRRKIQMLQQVAFEAEDRAELLLREADLERQAREAAEAEVASLNRRIQLVEEELDRAQERLATALQKLEEAEKAADESERGMKVIENRASKDEEKMEIQEMQLKEAKHIAEEADRKYEEVARKLVILEGDLERSEERAEVAEAKSGDLEEELKNVTNNLKSLEAQSEKYSQKEDKYEEEIKLLTDKLKEAETRAEFAERSVAKLEKTIDDLEEKLAHAKEENLDMHQVLDQTLLELNNL; via the exons ATGGCGACTTTCATGTCGATAGACGCGGTGAGAAGAAAAATTCAAATGCTGCAACAAGTCGCTTTTGAGGCGGAGGACCGAGCCGAACTTCTGCTCCGAGAGGCGGACCTTGAGAGACAGGCGAGAGAGGCG GCTGAAGCTGAGGTGGCATCTCTAAACAGGCGTATCCAGCTGGTGGAAGAGGAGTTGGACCGAGCGCAGGAAAGACTGGCTACTGCTCTGCAGAAGCTAGAGGAAGCTGAAAAAGCAGCTGACGAGAGTGAAAG AGGAATGAAGGTCATAGAGAACCGGGCAAGTAAGGACGAGGAGAAAATGGAGATCCAGGAGATGCAGCTAAAAGAGGCCAAACACATCGCTGAAGAAGCTGATCGCAAATATGAAGAG GTTGCTCGTAAACTTGTGATTCTTGAGGGCGATCTGGAGCGTTCCGAAGAGCGTGCTGAAGTAGCCGAGGC TAAATCAGGTGACCTTGAGGAAGAATTGAAAAATGTCACCAACAACTTGAAGTCATTGGAGGCTCAGTCTGAAAAG taCTCACAGAAGGAGGACAAATatgaagaagaaataaaacttCTTACTGACAAACTTAAAGAG GCTGAGACCCGAGCAGAGTTTGCCGAGCGATCTGTGGCCAAGCTGGAGAAGACCATTGATGATCTGGAAG AAAAACTGGCCCATGCCAAAGAGGAAAATCTGGACATGCATCAGGTGTTGGACCAAACCCTTCTGGAGCTCAACAATCTATAA
- the tpm2 gene encoding tropomyosin beta chain isoform X7, with amino-acid sequence MATFMSIDAVRRKIQMLQQVAFEAEDRAELLLREADLERQAREAAEAEVASLNRRIQLVEEELDRAQERLATALQKLEEAEKAADESERGMKVIENRASKDEEKMEIQEMQLKEAKHIAEEADRKYEEVARKLVILEGDLERSEERAEVAEARVRELEEKFGLMDQNLKSMMCGEEEYSQKEDKYEEEIKLLTDKLKEAETRAEFAERSVAKLEKTIDDLEEKLAHAKEENLDMHQVLDQTLLELNNL; translated from the exons ATGGCGACTTTCATGTCGATAGACGCGGTGAGAAGAAAAATTCAAATGCTGCAACAAGTCGCTTTTGAGGCGGAGGACCGAGCCGAACTTCTGCTCCGAGAGGCGGACCTTGAGAGACAGGCGAGAGAGGCG GCTGAAGCTGAGGTGGCATCTCTAAACAGGCGTATCCAGCTGGTGGAAGAGGAGTTGGACCGAGCGCAGGAAAGACTGGCTACTGCTCTGCAGAAGCTAGAGGAAGCTGAAAAAGCAGCTGACGAGAGTGAAAG AGGAATGAAGGTCATAGAGAACCGGGCAAGTAAGGACGAGGAGAAAATGGAGATCCAGGAGATGCAGCTAAAAGAGGCCAAACACATCGCTGAAGAAGCTGATCGCAAATATGAAGAG GTTGCTCGTAAACTTGTGATTCTTGAGGGCGATCTGGAGCGTTCCGAAGAGCGTGCTGAAGTAGCCGAGGC GCGAGTGAGGGAGCTGGAGGAAAAGTTTGGGTTAATGGACCAGAATTTGAAATCCATGATGTGCGGAGAGGAAGAG taCTCACAGAAGGAGGACAAATatgaagaagaaataaaacttCTTACTGACAAACTTAAAGAG GCTGAGACCCGAGCAGAGTTTGCCGAGCGATCTGTGGCCAAGCTGGAGAAGACCATTGATGATCTGGAAG AAAAACTGGCCCATGCCAAAGAGGAAAATCTGGACATGCATCAGGTGTTGGACCAAACCCTTCTGGAGCTCAACAATCTATAA
- the tpm2 gene encoding tropomyosin beta chain isoform X8 produces MATFMSIDAVRRKIQMLQQVAFEAEDRAELLLREADLERQAREAAEAEVASLNRRIQLVEEELDRAQERLATALQKLEEAEKAADESERGMKVIENRASKDEEKMEIQEMQLKEAKHIAEEADRKYEEVARKLVILEGDLERSEERAEVAEARVRELEEKFGLMDQNLKSMMCGEEEYSQKEDKYEEEIKLLTDKLKEAETRAEFAERSVAKLEKTIDDLEDEVYAQKLKGKALSEELDLALNDMTTL; encoded by the exons ATGGCGACTTTCATGTCGATAGACGCGGTGAGAAGAAAAATTCAAATGCTGCAACAAGTCGCTTTTGAGGCGGAGGACCGAGCCGAACTTCTGCTCCGAGAGGCGGACCTTGAGAGACAGGCGAGAGAGGCG GCTGAAGCTGAGGTGGCATCTCTAAACAGGCGTATCCAGCTGGTGGAAGAGGAGTTGGACCGAGCGCAGGAAAGACTGGCTACTGCTCTGCAGAAGCTAGAGGAAGCTGAAAAAGCAGCTGACGAGAGTGAAAG AGGAATGAAGGTCATAGAGAACCGGGCAAGTAAGGACGAGGAGAAAATGGAGATCCAGGAGATGCAGCTAAAAGAGGCCAAACACATCGCTGAAGAAGCTGATCGCAAATATGAAGAG GTTGCTCGTAAACTTGTGATTCTTGAGGGCGATCTGGAGCGTTCCGAAGAGCGTGCTGAAGTAGCCGAGGC GCGAGTGAGGGAGCTGGAGGAAAAGTTTGGGTTAATGGACCAGAATTTGAAATCCATGATGTGCGGAGAGGAAGAG taCTCACAGAAGGAGGACAAATatgaagaagaaataaaacttCTTACTGACAAACTTAAAGAG GCTGAGACCCGAGCAGAGTTTGCCGAGCGATCTGTGGCCAAGCTGGAGAAGACCATTGATGATCTGGAAG ATGAAGTGTATGCTCAGAAGCTGAAGGGCAAGGCTCTCAGTGAGGAGCTGGACCTAGCCCTCAATGATATGACTACACTGTAG
- the tpm2 gene encoding tropomyosin beta chain isoform X6: protein MATFMSIDAVRRKIQMLQQVAFEAEDRAELLLREADLERQAREAAEAEVASLNRRIQLVEEELDRAQERLATALQKLEEAEKAADESERGMKVIENRASKDEEKMEIQEMQLKEAKHIAEEADRKYEEVARKLVILEGDLERSEERAEVAEAKSGDLEEELKNVTNNLKSLEAQSEKYSQKEDKYEEEIKLLTDKLKEAETRAEFAERSVAKLEKTIDDLEDEVYAQKLKGKALSEELDLALNDMTTL from the exons ATGGCGACTTTCATGTCGATAGACGCGGTGAGAAGAAAAATTCAAATGCTGCAACAAGTCGCTTTTGAGGCGGAGGACCGAGCCGAACTTCTGCTCCGAGAGGCGGACCTTGAGAGACAGGCGAGAGAGGCG GCTGAAGCTGAGGTGGCATCTCTAAACAGGCGTATCCAGCTGGTGGAAGAGGAGTTGGACCGAGCGCAGGAAAGACTGGCTACTGCTCTGCAGAAGCTAGAGGAAGCTGAAAAAGCAGCTGACGAGAGTGAAAG AGGAATGAAGGTCATAGAGAACCGGGCAAGTAAGGACGAGGAGAAAATGGAGATCCAGGAGATGCAGCTAAAAGAGGCCAAACACATCGCTGAAGAAGCTGATCGCAAATATGAAGAG GTTGCTCGTAAACTTGTGATTCTTGAGGGCGATCTGGAGCGTTCCGAAGAGCGTGCTGAAGTAGCCGAGGC TAAATCAGGTGACCTTGAGGAAGAATTGAAAAATGTCACCAACAACTTGAAGTCATTGGAGGCTCAGTCTGAAAAG taCTCACAGAAGGAGGACAAATatgaagaagaaataaaacttCTTACTGACAAACTTAAAGAG GCTGAGACCCGAGCAGAGTTTGCCGAGCGATCTGTGGCCAAGCTGGAGAAGACCATTGATGATCTGGAAG ATGAAGTGTATGCTCAGAAGCTGAAGGGCAAGGCTCTCAGTGAGGAGCTGGACCTAGCCCTCAATGATATGACTACACTGTAG